One Panicum virgatum strain AP13 chromosome 9K, P.virgatum_v5, whole genome shotgun sequence genomic region harbors:
- the LOC120650965 gene encoding inactive protein RESTRICTED TEV MOVEMENT 2-like translates to MDSNGRVFEDFVPPHSMIREPATHTLTVDLSAAGYKKEHIRVQMVHSHRRLVVRGERPVAGDRWSRFRLELRVPDGCDAKAIHARFENGVVRVTMPGVAPEPVQVETGAAGRQQDPSPQAMKPASAAQDQQDGGGAAGKQQDGDRAAPGGGVEGEGEKKDEAAAAAQQQQEMRQRPVSSPKDGGHDHDDAQAGGAGEVTPASPPRQGLGFLHDRRRRMATTVLGVVLVLFSLGIYVKYSVWP, encoded by the exons ATGGATTCCAACGGCCGCGTGTTCGAGGACTTCGTGCCCCCGCACAGCATGATCCGGGAGCCGGCGACGCACACGCTCACTGTCGACCTCTCCGCCGCAG GGTACAAGAAGGAGCACATCCGGGTGCAGATGGTGCACAGCCACCGGCGCCTGGTGGTGCGCGGGGAgcgccccgtcgccggcgaccgctGGAGCCGCTTCCGCCTCGAGCTCCGCGTCCCCGACGGCTGCGACGCCAAGGCCATCCACGCCAGGTTCGAGAACGGCGTCGTCCGCGTCACCATGCCCGGCGTCGCGCCGGAGCCCGTCCAGGTCGagaccggcgccgccggccgccagcaGGACCCGTCCCCGCAGGCGATGAagccggccagcgccgcccaAGACCAgcaagacggcggcggcgcggcggggaagCAGCAAGACGGTGATCGTGCCGCGCCAGGGGGAGGAGTAGAGGGTGAGGGGGAGAAGaaagacgaggcggcggcggcggcgcagcagcagcaagaaatGAGGCAGCGCCCCGTGAGCTCCCCGAAAGACGGCGGCCATGACCATGACGACGCCCAAGCCGGTGGGGCAGGGGAGGTGACGCCCGCTTCCCCGCCGCGCCAAGGCTTGGGATTCCTGCATgaccggaggaggaggatggcgaCCACAGTGCTCGGCGTGGTGCTCGTCCTGTTCAGCCTCGGCATCTATGTCAAGTACAGCGTTTGGCCATGA